A window from Hoeflea sp. IMCC20628 encodes these proteins:
- the hflX gene encoding GTPase HflX: MRTPQPAPDRTTHIETVDSTGNFTDADSKSGVTSAIVLIPTLRTRNAAPGSGEVVKRPDTHRMEEAIGLAGAIDLKVAEALIIPVSTPRPSTLFGKGKMLEILALIESSGADLVIVDHPLTPVQQRNLEEQWKLKVIDRTGLILEIFGRRASTKEGVLQVELAHLNYQKGRLVRSWTHLERQRGGGGFMGGPGETQIEADRRQLQERIIKLERELDQVRRTRQLHRAKRKKVPHPIVALVGYTNAGKSTLFNRLTGAEVLAEDMLFATLDPTLRRMKLPHGKMVILSDTVGFISSLPTHLVAAFRATLEEVIEADLILHVRDMADPDRSAQAKDVEAILKSLGVGEVAEQKLVEVWNKIDLLPEDAAADLKVRAENSENAIAVSSITGEGIDVLLTRIESVISGKLVSRKINIAPDQMTLVPWIYQRGRVSGREDMEDGSVLIEAEFTGADSDELDRRMGNGPKPDDDFLE; this comes from the coding sequence ATGAGGACGCCGCAACCGGCGCCTGACAGGACAACGCACATAGAAACTGTAGATAGCACCGGAAATTTCACCGACGCGGACAGCAAGTCCGGCGTCACCAGCGCAATTGTGCTCATCCCGACCCTGCGCACCCGCAACGCGGCTCCGGGCAGCGGCGAGGTGGTCAAACGCCCCGATACCCACCGCATGGAGGAAGCGATCGGCCTTGCCGGCGCGATCGATCTCAAGGTGGCCGAAGCACTGATCATCCCGGTTTCCACGCCGCGGCCGTCGACACTGTTCGGCAAGGGCAAGATGCTCGAGATCCTGGCGTTGATCGAATCTTCCGGCGCCGATCTGGTGATCGTTGATCACCCGCTCACCCCGGTGCAGCAGCGCAATCTGGAAGAGCAATGGAAGCTCAAGGTGATTGACCGCACCGGACTGATTCTGGAAATTTTTGGCCGCCGCGCCTCCACCAAGGAAGGCGTGCTGCAGGTCGAACTCGCCCACCTCAATTACCAGAAGGGCCGCTTGGTCCGCAGCTGGACCCACCTTGAACGCCAGCGCGGTGGCGGTGGCTTCATGGGCGGTCCCGGTGAAACCCAGATCGAGGCCGACCGGCGGCAATTGCAGGAGCGCATCATCAAGCTCGAACGCGAGCTCGATCAGGTCCGCCGCACCCGCCAATTGCACCGGGCCAAGCGCAAGAAGGTGCCGCACCCGATCGTGGCGCTGGTCGGCTACACCAACGCCGGCAAGTCGACGCTGTTCAACCGGCTGACCGGCGCCGAGGTGCTGGCCGAGGACATGCTGTTTGCCACACTGGACCCGACGCTGAGACGGATGAAGCTGCCGCATGGCAAGATGGTGATCCTGTCCGACACTGTGGGCTTCATTTCCAGCCTTCCGACCCATCTGGTTGCGGCTTTCCGGGCGACGCTCGAGGAAGTCATCGAAGCCGACCTGATCCTGCATGTGCGCGACATGGCCGATCCGGACCGGTCAGCCCAGGCCAAGGATGTCGAGGCCATTTTGAAAAGTCTTGGCGTCGGCGAGGTTGCCGAACAGAAACTGGTCGAGGTCTGGAACAAGATCGACCTGCTGCCCGAGGATGCTGCAGCCGATCTCAAGGTCAGGGCGGAGAACTCTGAAAACGCCATTGCGGTCTCCTCAATTACCGGCGAGGGAATCGACGTGCTGCTGACGCGTATCGAGTCGGTCATTTCGGGCAAGCTGGTATCGCGGAAGATCAATATCGCCCCCGATCAGATGACGCTGGTTCCGTGGATCTATCAGCGTGGCCGGGTCAGTGGCCGCGAGGACATGGAAGACGGCTCGGTGCTGATCGAGGCGGAATTCACCGGCGCTGATTCCGATGAGCTTGACCGCCGTATGGGCAACGGTCCGAAACCGGATGACGATTTTCTAGAGTAA
- a CDS encoding NnrU family protein has product MSGWGELIAAFCVFLLSHSVPIRQPVKPMIVARIGRTGFTFLYSALSVVVLVWLIIAAGRAPYVELWPRLPWQKHVTLAAMAAVCLIVAMAAFRPNPFSFGGWRDERFNPSAPGIAGWLRHPYLAALTLWAAGHNVPNGDLAHALLFGGFALFALLGMRLIDRRRRREMGPETWLNLLQAAKAGRSLVPDASTIVRLLAALALLAALISLHPLIIGLEAVSW; this is encoded by the coding sequence ATGAGCGGCTGGGGCGAACTCATCGCCGCATTTTGTGTGTTTCTGCTGTCGCATTCCGTGCCGATCCGTCAGCCGGTCAAGCCGATGATCGTCGCTCGGATTGGCAGGACAGGATTCACTTTCCTCTATTCGGCCCTGTCCGTTGTGGTGCTGGTCTGGCTGATCATCGCTGCTGGCCGGGCGCCCTATGTCGAGCTGTGGCCGCGCCTGCCGTGGCAAAAGCACGTGACCCTGGCTGCGATGGCGGCGGTGTGCCTGATCGTGGCGATGGCTGCGTTCCGGCCCAATCCGTTCTCCTTCGGTGGTTGGCGCGATGAACGGTTCAATCCCTCAGCACCCGGGATCGCCGGTTGGCTGCGTCATCCGTACCTTGCGGCTCTCACCTTGTGGGCGGCAGGCCACAACGTGCCCAATGGCGACCTTGCCCATGCACTGCTGTTTGGCGGCTTCGCCCTATTTGCGCTTTTGGGCATGCGGTTGATCGACCGGCGCCGCAGGCGGGAGATGGGGCCGGAGACGTGGCTCAATCTCCTGCAGGCGGCAAAGGCGGGACGCAGCCTGGTGCCGGATGCCAGCACGATTGTCCGGCTGCTGGCGGCGCTGGCGCTTCTCGCAGCGCTCATCAGCCTGCACCCGCTGATCATCGGGCTTGAGGCGGTGAGCTGGTAG
- a CDS encoding NnrS family protein — protein sequence MSTTAARMRDWRGPAILSFGFRPFFLFGSAWAGLAMVLWVMMLSGNDPLRTAFDPVAWHAHELLFGYLGAVIAGFLLTAVPNWTGSLPVTGWPLAGLVALWLAGRAAVAISALLPPYVAMAVDLAFPIALAGFLAREIITGKNWKNLPVLALLTLWTLANAAYHQQALADGLPAFGAGLRLGLAAAVMLITLIGGRIVPSFTRNWLSAQHATRLPAPYGQTDTSVVLVTALALASWVITPDHRLAATLCFIAGLAQTWRLIRWQGWQATSEALVWVLHVGYGFVPLGFFAIAGSGFLPISGAATQHVWMAGAVGLMTLAVMTRASLGHAGRPLRATPAITALYLAMILSVGARFLAGAMPGQDWLLHLAAGAWVFAFGGFAVVYFPILTKPKAAKRKVSVGINPETPK from the coding sequence ATGAGCACAACTGCCGCACGCATGCGGGACTGGCGCGGTCCGGCAATTCTGAGTTTCGGCTTCCGGCCTTTCTTTCTTTTCGGGTCTGCCTGGGCAGGCCTGGCGATGGTCCTCTGGGTGATGATGCTGTCGGGCAATGACCCGTTGCGCACCGCCTTTGATCCTGTGGCCTGGCACGCCCATGAATTGCTGTTTGGCTATCTCGGCGCGGTAATTGCAGGATTTCTGCTCACTGCTGTGCCCAACTGGACCGGCAGCCTGCCGGTCACCGGATGGCCACTGGCCGGACTTGTGGCGCTGTGGCTGGCAGGACGCGCCGCGGTGGCGATCTCGGCACTTCTGCCACCCTATGTGGCCATGGCTGTCGATCTGGCCTTTCCTATTGCTTTGGCGGGATTTTTGGCGCGTGAGATCATCACCGGCAAGAACTGGAAAAACCTGCCGGTTCTGGCCTTGCTCACCCTCTGGACTCTGGCCAATGCGGCCTATCACCAGCAGGCGCTGGCGGACGGACTGCCGGCTTTCGGCGCCGGTCTGCGCCTGGGGCTTGCTGCGGCTGTCATGCTGATCACCCTGATTGGGGGTCGGATCGTGCCGTCATTCACGCGCAACTGGCTTTCCGCACAGCATGCGACACGATTGCCTGCCCCCTATGGCCAGACTGACACATCCGTCGTGCTGGTGACGGCTCTGGCGCTCGCCTCCTGGGTGATTACGCCGGACCACAGATTGGCAGCGACCCTGTGTTTCATCGCCGGGCTGGCGCAGACATGGAGGTTGATCCGCTGGCAGGGCTGGCAAGCGACAAGCGAGGCTCTGGTCTGGGTGCTGCATGTTGGCTATGGCTTCGTGCCTCTGGGCTTTTTTGCGATTGCCGGGAGCGGTTTCCTGCCAATCAGCGGGGCTGCGACGCAGCATGTCTGGATGGCCGGCGCCGTCGGTCTGATGACCCTGGCGGTGATGACGAGGGCAAGCCTCGGGCACGCCGGACGGCCATTGCGCGCCACACCGGCGATCACCGCGCTGTATCTGGCGATGATCCTCTCGGTGGGCGCCCGTTTCCTGGCAGGCGCCATGCCGGGTCAGGACTGGCTGTTGCATCTGGCGGCCGGGGCCTGGGTTTTTGCGTTCGGCGGTTTCGCTGTTGTCTATTTTCCGATTTTGACCAAACCAAAAGCCGCAAAGCGCAAGGTCTCGGTTGGTATCAATCCGGAAACGCCAAAATGA
- a CDS encoding DUF502 domain-containing protein: protein MTDKQKRPAARLRLRNYFLTGLIIVAPIAITAYLTWSFILWVDGWVKPYIPQAYNPDHYLPFAVPGFGLLTALFVITMIGFLTANLVGRTIVSFGESLLDRMPLVRSLYKGLKQIFQTVLAEQSSSFKQAGLIQYPRLGLWSIVFIATDTRGEVDHRLPGEDSISVFLPTTPNPTSGFLLFVPRKDIIILDMSVEEAAKMVISAGLVSPNFPKTLPIKSKA from the coding sequence ATGACTGACAAGCAAAAGCGGCCAGCCGCAAGATTGCGGCTGCGGAACTATTTTCTGACCGGCCTGATCATTGTGGCGCCAATCGCCATCACCGCCTATCTGACCTGGTCATTCATTCTCTGGGTTGATGGCTGGGTAAAGCCTTATATTCCGCAGGCTTACAATCCTGACCACTATCTGCCGTTCGCCGTTCCCGGGTTCGGGTTGCTGACGGCCTTGTTCGTGATCACCATGATCGGCTTCCTGACCGCCAACCTGGTCGGCAGGACCATCGTCTCGTTCGGCGAATCCCTGCTCGACCGGATGCCGCTGGTGCGCAGCCTCTACAAGGGTCTCAAGCAGATTTTCCAGACGGTGCTGGCCGAACAGAGCAGCTCGTTCAAGCAGGCTGGCCTGATTCAGTATCCGCGTCTGGGGCTGTGGTCGATTGTTTTCATTGCCACCGACACCAGGGGCGAAGTCGATCACCGGCTGCCCGGCGAGGATTCGATATCGGTGTTTTTGCCGACAACGCCCAATCCGACCTCCGGATTTTTGCTGTTCGTGCCGCGCAAGGACATCATCATTCTGGACATGAGTGTCGAGGAAGCAGCCAAGATGGTAATTTCCGCTGGACTGGTGTCGCCGAACTTCCCGAAAACGCTGCCGATCAAGTCCAAGGCCTGA
- the recG gene encoding ATP-dependent DNA helicase RecG codes for MRPLELDPLFKTVESLPGIGPKLAEALARVTGRDGPEDTRALDLVLLPPHGLIDRTKMSEIAFAAEGVIATLKVRVDRHQPSPPGRKSAPYRVYVHDETGEMALTFFHSKQAWLEKLLPVGDTVLISGKVEWFNGRPSMVHPDHIIAEADIASFPLIEPVYPLTAGLSPKILRRSIEAALELLPDLPEWADPHLVTRDKFPTFADAVRQLHHPDSAHDIEPQTPVRRRLAYDELLAGQLSLALVRQTLRKLPGQPVLAEGKLRQTILQALPFSLTASQQKSVSEILTDMAGSDRMLRLLQGDVGSGKTAVAMLAMADAVEAGGQAVLMAPTEILARQHYATISKMAESAGIEVVVLTSRAKGRDRADLLERIESGSAQIVIGTHALFQETVVYANLTLAVVDEQHRFGVHQRLRLTAKGTAPHMLVMTATPIPRTLVLAAFGDMDVSKLTEKPAGRQPIATVTIPDDRLGEIIERLKTAVSDGKKAYWICPLVEDSEESDLMSVESRHAILSKAFGPALAPFVSLVHGRMTSDEKDQAMTAFKSGQTRLLVATTVIEVGVDVPDATIMVIEHAERFGLAQLHQLRGRVGRGDGASSCILLYHGPLGETAGARLAVLRETEDGFRIAEEDLKLRGEGEVLGTRQSGLPGFRLADLAVHGDLLEIARTDARNVLDSDPALSQPRGEALRMLLYLMRRDEAIRFLRAG; via the coding sequence ATGCGTCCGCTCGAGCTCGATCCCCTGTTCAAAACCGTCGAAAGCCTGCCTGGAATCGGCCCCAAGCTGGCCGAAGCGCTGGCGCGCGTCACCGGCAGAGACGGACCCGAGGATACCCGTGCGCTTGATCTGGTGTTGTTGCCGCCGCATGGGCTCATCGATCGCACGAAAATGTCGGAAATCGCTTTCGCAGCTGAAGGCGTCATCGCCACGCTCAAGGTCCGGGTCGACCGTCACCAGCCATCACCGCCAGGCCGAAAATCTGCGCCCTACCGGGTCTATGTGCATGATGAAACTGGTGAAATGGCGCTAACCTTCTTTCATTCCAAGCAGGCCTGGCTCGAAAAACTGCTGCCTGTGGGCGACACCGTTCTGATCAGCGGCAAGGTCGAATGGTTCAATGGCCGGCCGTCGATGGTTCACCCGGATCACATCATCGCCGAGGCCGACATTGCCAGCTTCCCGCTGATCGAGCCGGTCTATCCATTGACCGCCGGTCTCTCGCCAAAGATATTGCGGCGCTCGATTGAAGCCGCACTCGAGCTTTTGCCGGATCTGCCGGAATGGGCCGATCCGCATCTGGTCACCCGGGACAAGTTTCCGACATTCGCCGATGCGGTCCGGCAGTTGCATCACCCCGATTCGGCGCATGACATTGAACCGCAGACGCCGGTGCGGCGGCGGCTCGCCTATGACGAACTGCTGGCGGGACAATTGTCGCTGGCGCTGGTTCGCCAGACCCTGCGCAAACTGCCGGGCCAGCCGGTGCTCGCCGAAGGCAAATTGCGGCAGACAATCCTGCAGGCCCTGCCCTTCTCGCTGACTGCCAGCCAGCAAAAATCAGTTTCCGAAATTCTCACCGACATGGCCGGATCCGACCGCATGCTGCGCTTGCTGCAGGGCGATGTCGGCTCGGGCAAGACCGCGGTTGCGATGCTGGCCATGGCCGATGCGGTCGAAGCCGGCGGTCAGGCGGTACTGATGGCGCCAACTGAAATCCTAGCGCGGCAACACTACGCCACCATCAGCAAGATGGCCGAATCTGCAGGCATTGAGGTCGTGGTACTGACCTCGCGCGCCAAGGGCCGTGACCGTGCCGATCTGCTCGAACGGATCGAATCAGGATCTGCGCAGATTGTCATCGGCACCCACGCATTGTTCCAGGAAACGGTGGTCTATGCCAATTTGACATTGGCAGTGGTGGACGAGCAGCACCGGTTCGGCGTTCACCAGCGCTTGCGTTTGACCGCCAAGGGAACCGCGCCGCACATGCTGGTGATGACGGCGACGCCGATTCCGCGAACTCTGGTGCTGGCAGCCTTCGGCGACATGGATGTCTCGAAACTGACGGAAAAACCCGCGGGCCGGCAACCGATTGCGACAGTCACCATTCCCGACGATCGGCTGGGCGAGATCATCGAGCGGCTCAAGACCGCGGTCAGCGACGGCAAGAAGGCCTACTGGATCTGCCCGCTGGTCGAGGATTCCGAAGAGAGTGACTTGATGTCGGTGGAAAGCCGCCATGCCATCCTTTCCAAGGCGTTCGGGCCCGCCCTTGCCCCGTTCGTGTCGCTTGTCCACGGCCGCATGACGTCGGATGAAAAAGATCAGGCGATGACCGCCTTCAAGAGCGGCCAGACCCGCCTGCTCGTCGCAACGACCGTGATCGAGGTCGGCGTTGACGTGCCCGACGCCACCATCATGGTGATCGAACATGCCGAACGGTTTGGTCTTGCTCAATTGCACCAGTTGCGCGGCCGGGTTGGACGTGGCGACGGCGCCTCAAGTTGCATCCTGCTTTATCACGGTCCGCTGGGCGAAACCGCAGGCGCACGACTGGCTGTGCTGCGCGAAACCGAGGACGGATTCCGGATTGCCGAAGAGGATCTCAAGCTGCGTGGAGAAGGCGAAGTGCTCGGCACACGTCAATCGGGTTTGCCGGGCTTTCGGTTGGCCGACCTGGCTGTTCATGGCGATTTGCTCGAGATCGCCCGGACCGACGCCCGCAACGTGCTCGACAGCGATCCGGCGCTATCCCAACCTCGAGGCGAGGCATTGCGAATGCTACTTTATCTGATGCGGCGCGATGAGGCGATCCGGTTCCTTCGAGCCGGATGA
- the hfq gene encoding RNA chaperone Hfq: MAERSQNLQDLFLNTVRKQKISLTIFLINGVKLTGVVTSFDNFCVLLRRDGHSQLVYKHAISTIMPSQPVQMFENEDAATGA; this comes from the coding sequence ATGGCGGAACGTTCACAAAATCTGCAGGACCTATTTCTCAACACGGTTCGGAAACAGAAAATCTCGCTGACGATCTTCTTGATCAACGGAGTGAAGTTGACCGGTGTGGTCACCTCATTTGATAATTTCTGCGTCCTGCTGAGGCGCGATGGTCATTCGCAGCTTGTCTACAAGCATGCGATTTCCACGATCATGCCGAGTCAACCGGTTCAAATGTTTGAAAATGAGGACGCCGCAACCGGCGCCTGA
- the mfd gene encoding transcription-repair coupling factor, with protein MKPVIPAALVAEARTPVTLSGVPQGMEALALAELARAAGPLAYIISDGQRMADLEQNLAFFAPDIPVMSLPGWDCLPYDRVSPGADISARRLAALSSLVQFPDNPHPAIVLVTVNAILQRVPPKSVVSALGFSAKSGNRLKMEDLAGRLAQHGFERVDTVREVGEFAVRGGILDVFVPGADEPVRLDFFGDTLESVRHFDPASQRTTSQAKELSLNAMSEVTLSPETVSRFRTNYLARFGAATRDDALYVAISEGRRYPGMEHWLPLFHDEMETVFDYLSGFRIAGDHMLTEAASERRAQIVDHHGARVAAQSIEKGKSVHATPYKAIEPDLLYLDMAELQAELDARNAIRLTPFHEPENAARRVIEIDTVTGPRWAADAEADKSAESGRVNLFEKLVAHVGTKRGEGRKVLITAWTEGSLDRLLQVTSEHGLERVVRINQHSDLDKLKPGEAAAAVLAIEGGFEIDDLVVIGEQDVLGDRLVRRSKRKRRGANYIAEVSGLDEGSYVVHAEHGIGQFIGLRTIEAAGAPHACLELHYAGEAKLFLPVENIELLTRYGSDSAEVQLDRLGGVAWQSRKAKLKKRLLDMAAGLIRIAAERHMRSATVLDAPEGLYDEFSARFPYDETEDQMAAIDKVREDLAAGQPMDRLICGDVGFGKTEVALRAAFIAGMNGVQVAVVVPTTLLARQHFKTFTERLRGYPVRIAQASRLVGAKELALTKAELSSGKTDIVIGTHALLGSSIQFANLGLLIIDEEQHFGVKHKERLKDLKSDVHVLTLSATPIPRTLQLAMTGVRELSLITTAPADRMAVRTFISPFDPVTIRETLMREHYRGGQSFYVCPRVSDLEDIAAFLRADVPELKFAIAHGQMSAGVLDDIMNAFYDGQYDVLLSTTIVESGLDVPTANTLIVHRADMFGLAQLYQLRGRVGRSKVRAFALFTLPVNKTLTATADKRLKVLQSLDTLGAGFQLASHDLDIRGAGNLLGEEQSGHIKEVGFELYQHMLEEAVAEVRGEDEVIDTGWSPQITVGTPVMIPEAYVPDLHLRLGLYRRLGDITDVADIDGFGAEMIDRFGPLPIEVQHLLKIVFIKALCRKANVEKLDAGPKGVVVQFRHKEFSNPAALVGYISKQGSLAKIRPDQSVVFIRDLPTPEKRLTGAAVVMTQLAELAG; from the coding sequence ATGAAGCCAGTCATTCCGGCCGCATTGGTTGCCGAAGCCCGAACGCCTGTCACCTTGTCGGGCGTTCCGCAAGGCATGGAAGCCCTGGCGCTGGCCGAACTGGCACGGGCTGCCGGTCCGCTGGCCTATATCATTTCCGACGGCCAGCGCATGGCCGATCTCGAGCAGAACCTGGCGTTCTTCGCACCCGACATTCCGGTGATGAGCCTGCCGGGCTGGGATTGCCTTCCCTATGACCGCGTGTCGCCGGGCGCCGACATCTCGGCGCGGCGGCTGGCGGCACTGTCGTCGCTGGTGCAGTTTCCGGACAATCCGCATCCGGCCATCGTGCTGGTCACCGTCAATGCGATATTGCAGCGCGTGCCACCCAAATCGGTGGTGTCGGCGCTGGGCTTTTCGGCCAAGTCGGGCAACCGGCTGAAGATGGAGGACCTGGCGGGCCGTCTCGCCCAGCATGGCTTTGAACGGGTCGATACGGTGCGCGAAGTCGGCGAGTTCGCCGTGCGCGGCGGTATTCTCGATGTGTTCGTTCCCGGTGCCGATGAACCGGTGCGGCTGGATTTCTTTGGCGACACGCTGGAAAGCGTACGCCATTTCGATCCGGCCTCGCAGCGCACCACCTCGCAGGCCAAGGAATTGTCGCTCAACGCCATGAGCGAAGTGACGCTTTCACCGGAGACGGTCAGCCGGTTCCGCACCAATTACCTCGCCCGCTTTGGGGCTGCGACGCGCGATGATGCGCTGTATGTCGCCATCAGCGAGGGGCGCCGCTATCCCGGCATGGAGCACTGGCTGCCGCTGTTTCACGACGAGATGGAAACAGTGTTCGACTATCTCTCAGGTTTCCGTATCGCCGGCGACCACATGCTGACGGAGGCCGCCAGCGAACGCCGCGCGCAGATCGTCGATCACCATGGCGCGCGCGTTGCGGCGCAATCGATCGAAAAGGGCAAGAGCGTCCACGCCACGCCCTACAAGGCGATCGAGCCGGACCTGCTCTATCTCGACATGGCCGAATTGCAGGCTGAACTTGATGCGCGCAACGCCATCCGGCTGACGCCGTTTCATGAACCCGAAAATGCCGCGCGCCGGGTGATCGAGATCGACACCGTTACCGGCCCGCGATGGGCTGCGGATGCCGAGGCCGACAAATCCGCCGAGAGCGGCCGGGTCAATCTGTTCGAAAAACTGGTCGCCCATGTCGGCACCAAGCGCGGCGAGGGCCGCAAGGTCCTGATCACCGCCTGGACTGAGGGCTCGCTTGACCGGCTGCTGCAGGTCACCAGTGAGCACGGGCTCGAGCGGGTTGTACGGATCAACCAGCACTCTGATCTCGACAAGCTGAAACCGGGGGAGGCGGCGGCTGCCGTGCTTGCCATCGAAGGCGGTTTCGAGATCGACGATCTGGTGGTGATCGGCGAGCAGGACGTGCTCGGTGACCGGCTGGTCCGCCGCTCCAAACGCAAGCGCCGCGGCGCCAATTACATTGCCGAAGTCTCGGGCCTCGACGAAGGCAGTTACGTGGTTCACGCCGAACACGGCATCGGCCAGTTCATAGGCTTGCGTACCATTGAAGCCGCAGGTGCACCGCATGCCTGCCTGGAACTGCATTATGCAGGCGAGGCGAAACTGTTCCTGCCGGTTGAAAACATCGAGCTTCTGACCCGTTACGGCTCCGACAGCGCCGAGGTGCAGCTGGATCGGCTCGGTGGCGTCGCCTGGCAGTCGCGTAAGGCCAAGCTGAAGAAACGGCTGCTCGACATGGCGGCAGGCCTGATCCGCATTGCCGCAGAACGGCACATGCGCTCGGCAACAGTGCTCGACGCGCCGGAAGGGCTCTATGACGAGTTTTCCGCCCGCTTCCCCTATGACGAGACCGAAGACCAGATGGCGGCGATCGACAAGGTGCGTGAAGATCTCGCTGCCGGGCAGCCGATGGACCGGCTGATCTGCGGCGATGTCGGCTTCGGCAAGACCGAGGTGGCGCTCAGAGCCGCCTTCATCGCAGGCATGAACGGTGTGCAGGTTGCCGTCGTGGTGCCGACAACGCTGTTGGCGCGGCAGCATTTCAAGACCTTTACCGAACGCTTGCGCGGTTACCCGGTGCGCATAGCCCAGGCCTCACGCCTGGTCGGCGCCAAGGAACTGGCTCTGACCAAGGCCGAACTGTCATCCGGCAAGACCGACATCGTCATCGGCACCCATGCGCTGCTCGGCTCATCGATCCAGTTTGCCAATCTGGGGCTGCTGATCATCGACGAGGAGCAGCATTTCGGCGTCAAGCACAAGGAACGGCTCAAGGACCTCAAGAGCGACGTGCATGTGCTTACGTTGTCGGCAACCCCGATCCCGCGCACCTTGCAACTGGCCATGACCGGGGTGCGGGAACTGTCACTGATCACCACGGCGCCTGCCGACCGGATGGCGGTGCGCACCTTCATTTCGCCGTTCGATCCGGTGACCATTCGCGAAACCCTGATGCGCGAACATTATCGCGGCGGCCAGAGTTTTTATGTCTGCCCGCGCGTCTCCGATCTCGAAGACATTGCCGCTTTCCTGCGCGCCGACGTGCCGGAACTGAAATTCGCCATTGCGCACGGACAGATGAGCGCCGGCGTGCTCGATGACATCATGAACGCGTTTTACGATGGCCAGTACGACGTGCTGCTGTCGACAACAATCGTTGAATCGGGCCTCGATGTGCCGACCGCCAACACGCTGATCGTCCATCGCGCCGACATGTTCGGTCTGGCCCAGCTCTATCAGCTGCGCGGCCGGGTCGGACGTTCCAAGGTCCGCGCCTTCGCGCTGTTCACCTTGCCGGTCAACAAGACATTGACGGCCACTGCCGACAAGCGGCTCAAGGTGCTGCAATCGCTTGACACGCTGGGCGCCGGGTTCCAGCTGGCAAGCCACGATCTCGACATTCGCGGCGCCGGCAATCTGCTTGGCGAGGAACAATCCGGCCATATCAAGGAGGTCGGGTTTGAGCTCTATCAGCACATGCTGGAAGAGGCCGTGGCCGAGGTGCGGGGCGAAGACGAGGTGATCGATACCGGCTGGTCGCCTCAGATCACCGTCGGCACGCCGGTGATGATCCCGGAAGCCTATGTGCCGGACCTGCATTTGCGGCTCGGGCTGTACCGCCGGCTCGGCGATATTACCGATGTTGCCGATATCGACGGTTTTGGCGCCGAGATGATCGACCGCTTTGGTCCGCTGCCGATCGAGGTTCAGCATCTGTTGAAGATCGTCTTCATCAAGGCGTTGTGCCGCAAGGCCAATGTCGAGAAACTTGACGCCGGCCCCAAGGGCGTGGTGGTGCAGTTCCGCCACAAGGAATTCTCCAATCCGGCAGCGCTGGTGGGCTATATTTCCAAGCAGGGCTCACTGGCCAAGATCCGGCCGGATCAGAGCGTCGTCTTCATCCGTGACCTGCCGACACCTGAAAAGCGTCTGACCGGCGCCGCGGTGGTGATGACCCAGTTGGCCGAACTCGCCGGCTGA
- a CDS encoding succinate dehydrogenase assembly factor 2 produces the protein MTGTTRSSADLDPRRRRILVRAWRRGIREMDLVIGGFADAEIGTLDDAELDQLELLMDEEDADIFRWVTGEAETPERFRTAVFDRMRAYVPDFESPAVGPESQAKRS, from the coding sequence ATGACCGGAACAACTCGTTCAAGCGCTGACCTTGATCCGCGCCGCCGCCGCATTCTGGTGCGGGCCTGGCGCCGTGGCATTCGCGAGATGGACCTGGTGATCGGCGGATTTGCCGATGCGGAAATCGGCACTCTCGATGACGCGGAACTCGATCAGCTGGAATTGCTGATGGACGAGGAAGACGCCGACATCTTCCGCTGGGTGACGGGTGAGGCTGAAACACCGGAACGGTTCCGCACCGCGGTGTTTGACCGGATGCGGGCCTATGTGCCTGATTTCGAATCCCCGGCGGTAGGTCCGGAAAGTCAGGCAAAGCGATCATGA